In Oryzias latipes chromosome 6, ASM223467v1, the sequence agttctgtttattttcaacattgcttaatgtagaTTCTCCAGGGGCCTGAATGGTGATtcaaaatcttctttctctttcggcttctcccatcaggggttgccacaacGAAACGACCACTCTTTCGAGGAGAGGTTAACTTGGCattgttttacgccggatgcccttcctgacgcaaccctctcaaagtaaccgggcttgggaccggcacagaagcagagaagggaacagggagcagcttGGAATTggaccctggtttcacggacggaaggcgctgcaaaccagcacgagctaaaccggctcaaATGGTGATTCAGaataaaggggggaaaaaaacccacagattCTTTCCATAAAcattaaagtgtgatgatgaggcagcatgacaggatgaaggagagtTGCTTTAATGTGGTTAAGATGCTTTATGTACATGACAGTCTCCacttcagctgcagctctgttttCTCACACGCTGTAGTAAACtagtgtgctctgctgccaactagcagtgggaggtttaagtggaaaacaagagtcagacgctgaaggacgctcagaaaggataaaataaatattatcctgacagcattttgaatcgatgcAAGTATCACCCAATGAACTTTTGCGATATATCGCCGAAACGATTTTTCCTACACTGCTTCTTAACACTTCCATTATTAAAACCATTTCAGGTTTTAATAACTACTAGCCCACTACcgatcttttattttatttactttataactattttttattacaggTAACAGTTATGTCTCTTACCAATATCAGTATGACCTCAGCTTATGGGGACTGAAAAGACTGTAAACAGGAtttatgaaagaaacaaaatgctcaataaactgtttacaaaaaaaactaaatgaaaaagtttcatgttttatttaaaaaatacctttgctataaaacacaaaatataattGGATAAGAGAAGGTTTCAACCTAAGATTATAGTGTTTGGAGAAACCTCACAGTGCAGCATTTGTCCAAAGTAATGGTTGTCATTTATTATGAGCAATCCTTTTTTTCCAGAACTCTTAGAAATAATCTTAGCAAACCAAAGTTCTACAGTCACAAACTAAACAGCAATTCCACCTTAAAACAGAATCATCACGCAACTGAAAAAGTCTGCAGTCGTTTCAACAAAAACAGGGAAATACCAACCGAAATTAGAAAAAGGGTAAAACAGAAATGTGACTGATGTGAAATGACGCCGTGAAAAACAGCAAACGTATGGTTAAGAGCATTGTCTTAAGAgtagatttctttttagaaagaGGGTGGAAAGGTTTCTCCACAGCCTGACGGCCACGACTAACAAAGCCCCGTCCTCTGGAGGAGGGTCTGGACCCGGGAGCTGGCAGGAGCAGCGGGTGGGATGACCCACGTACTGACAGAAGCATGCAAGACCAGAGATGATCCTGACCCCAAACCATCCAAAACCTTCTAAAAATTAAACCAATTCTGACTGAATTTAGTCAGCGAGACAAAGATGACCTAAACTGTACAGGACAGGACGATGAATGTGTTCTTTCTACATGAATCAGGCTTCATGATGAACGACAGTCCTGGTGTCTAAAAGGAAAAACCTTCATGTTGACTCAGCTGATGGAAAAGTAGAGATTCAATCAAAACGTCATAACATGTTTAAGTTCTTTAATACACACTCGCGGGCATGAATAAGAGAATGAGTGCAACACGTCTTCTTGAGATGGATGAGCTGCAGGTGAAGCATGGCCTGGCTTCTACTCCCCGCACACAGATCCCAGACTGCGGCACAAAGACAAAGTTTCTCATCACTAACGGTTGCGTGTTTCTCAAGGCTCAATGCAGATTCTCACCCGTGAGCTCGGCACTGAAGGTGGTCGGCACACTGGCAGTGATCTCTGGGACCTTCCTGATCCCAGGCCAGCATGTCCATCAGCAGGTTGGGGTGGTTCAGGCAGGACTCCCCCCTCTGGGGTTTGGGGTTACACACTGGGAACAAAAGCTCTGGTGAAAGCACCAGAGACACACAGGAAGATAAAACGGCTATTGTTGAACTGGTGACAAAACACAGCAAAGAAGAACCGCCGTCAGACCAAACTTTAATCCAACTAgactttgaaacaaaaaaaagaaagattgttAGAATTTCTCCGATCTGAAAAGTCATTTCAGCAAATGCTCGATAGCCTTCGAGACCAACTGAAGATAATACAATGAAACACACTAAACTATTTACTTTTGCTTGGTAGAACAGTTTGTAAATCAGATAGATTTGCAAACTCTGTCTTGACATTGACCACATTTTTGGCATCTTGTAGAACAGTTTACCAAAACCGTTCTACCAAAAACCATTTTTAGGACCTGCCGTCCACAAGTGTGGACATTATCACAGTAGTTATTTCTGCTAAACTGGAGTTCTGTGACTACATGTGTAGAGGCTTAGCTCAACTATTGGctcaggtcttaagaggttCAACTGTTCCTGTAGATCCAGAAGCAGTAAGTTATTTTACCTCCAGACTGATGTTCCTCCATGGAGACCCTTAAATCTGCAGGTTTGTCTTTTGGTATAGAGGGAACCAGCAGCTCTTTGGTTAGCCTTCACTTCAGATAGATTTGCATACTCTGTCTTGACATTAACCACATTTTTAGCATCTTGTTCTGCAATTGTGGAATGCAAATCCAAGCATGCTggacaaacttttctttttgttccagATGAGGCAGCAACTTAATGTAGGAGCGACCATGAGCAGGCAAGCCGATTCAAACGCTAAGAGCCGAACGAAAGAGCAAAGACCTGCTTCTGCACGCTCACGTGCATCTAAGCAGCAGCTCTGGCAGGTCTGGGCTTTACCTCGCTGAAAGGCGCAGCAGAGCTCCGGCCTGCAGTCGTTCTGACCCTGACAGATGGTTCCCTCGGTTCCTCTGCTGACGTTGGCCGTGCACTGACCCCACACGCACATCTGAGTGGAGCAGCACTCCTCATCCTTCCTGCAGGGCTGCAAGGAGGCAATCGGGTTGCAGTTCAGGTTCCATCATGATCATCAATAAGACAACCAATCAAAGGAGACCAAAACGAGCAGAGCAGGTCAGAGCTGAGCAGCAGCGGACAGGTGAACTTTACAGAACCTGTTTGAGCAGATTTATTTATCAAACACCATGAAGGCTTCCATGGTGTTCAGCATTTCTCATAATCAGAGGAAAGCCATTTCCTTGTACACTTAGATTGTGTATGCAGACTCTTAAAGTTGAGCATGTGCAGTggaagcagagcagcagcagggcTGGCTAGGACCTCACCATATCTGATGCTGTGCAGGGGAGGCACCTGGAGCTCTGGATCTCATACAGGCAGTACTTCAGGTCCCCACAGTCCTCATCCACCATGCACTCCTGCAGATCAGCACAAGGTGGGCTTCAGTTCACAGAAGAGCTCAAGCAGGTCCCACACAGTTATCCAACATCAGTTTCAGCTGTGCACGTCTCCAAAGCCCCCCTCATCGAGACGTTTGAAGATTTTAGAAGGTGTCATTGTGCCAgcagtttccatggcaacggTGACCGATAGCAATCAGGTAAAGTTTAAGCTAAAGTGGCAGAACCCACAACTCATCAGCAGTTTGCAGCAAATATGTTCACCCAACAAGTTgatgaagatgttttttgtAAAGCCATGTGAAAGTCAGATGAGTGAGCTGCATCTCTGCTGACAGACCAACTAAGGCCTCTTTGGGGTGGAGGTTGATCTccacaaacattcaaacaaacacacccacagatCATGCCAGGACAGGTTCTACGTTCCTCCCGGTGCCTGAATAAAGTCCCACAATCGTAGGAAGTTGCTTTTGCCGTTACATGAAACCTCTTTTTCATGGTTTCCACATTGTTCGTTGTAATAAACACAGATCTGGAGAACTGGATTTTCTCTGTGGAGCGGTTAGAACAAGCTTCGGTTTCAGGAGCAACAAACACCTTTCTGAACAAACTAGTTCCACAAAACAAATGTCGTTTAGCTCCTTCTGAGACTGACTGTTGGTTAGCAGACTTATTCAATCTTTCATTCTGATTTGGGGTCTTTGGGACCCTGAAactgttgggtttttatttccGTTCAGCTTTCAAACATGGGAGTTATATCATTTGTAAACCCACAGTAAGTCTACGCGTGTCCTCTTTTTGGACTAGTTTAACCTCAGACCGACAACTAAAAGGCTGGAGCAGAAGCTTTACCGTCTACACACAGGAAGGCAGTATGGAGCAACAACCCCAAATCACTAATATGAACTGAGTTTTTGGTTAAACAAGACAGAATATTTTTACTGGACAGTGCAGAACACTTTCTATCGTCACTACTTTACCGAGTTTGTAACAAAACGgctttattttgttcatttttcgtGTAGGATTTGCCCTACATTGTCCAGGTGAACTTCTCTCTAGATGTCAGAGGAGATGAGTCAGAGCAGCTTCCGTGTTCTAAACATCATTACTTCCCTTAACTGCCCTCACAGGTGAGGCCAGGCTCACTTTTCCATTTGCTCAAATGTTTGTGTTCTGGCTTGTGTtccagtcccccccccctttgtgatgagagAAGCCTTTCTGCTGCACAGCAGCCCCACCTGATGTCAAGACCGAATAAGTACAGAGCAGTAACTCCAGCTGCAGTCTGGGGCGGGGATGTGATCAGACTGTCTGACCCACCCACAGATAGGAGGAGCCTGCACCGACTGAGGGAGGTGGGAAAGTGGGATGCCAGCCCAAGAGAGGCTCGTGAGTTTTTAACGCAGTCTCGTGGAGGTCAGTTTAGGATCAGcttcaaatgaatgaaaaccagattgtaaataaattgaaaatttgaaaacGGTTTTAAactcatgtggacacccctgaggtgtaagggcagggatgtccattttagtttagtctgtttagttaaagtttagtattatcttattgaattctatgtattcatgattttatgtttactttacaattaccggtataaAGCCCaccgagacgactgttgttgggaTTTTgcattatataaatataattgaatCGAAAACTACACATTGTTAACTTGGAGGAATTTCATTAAATAATCATTGAAGCATCTGGaaccctacccccccccccccccccggcccattACCCAAACCACCACATGAACATCTGCCAGGAAAGAAAGCAATCAAGCTCACGTTCCAGAGGAAAATGGGCAGACAGGCAGCAATAATGACTTCAGTCCACAGTGAAAACTAGGAAAAGTGTGGTggagggggaagggggggggtctcttTCCTGGATGAGCTCACTCTATAAAAGTTAACATATAGTCTTACACAGAGAAGAAGATTGTTGTCGACATCAGAACACGCAGGATTAAAGCAGACAAGCGTTCTACATTCAGTACAGAAACAGGACGAGTGAGAGTTTCCATATTGTAGCTGTCACAGCAACAAAGCTCTGAAACCCAGCCTGAGCATATAGTGGAGGCCGGTCTCCATGTCTGCTGTGAAACCCCTACAGCATCTCAGAACCTGGAACCAGTCATGGTTAAAGCACACATTGTTTGGATGTTTTCCTCAGATGATCCATTCTTCTGACTTCAGGTTCGGTTCAGTTTGTTTCTATTCAGATTGCTTCACAATAGGCTGCAGTTGCTGCCACAGTGAACCTCTGTGTGGTTCTCAGGAGGACTCACATGGTTTACCCCATTCCAAGACAGCGCCTCGTGGACGTGGGTCACAAGAGCTTCTCCTGTTCTGTTGTCAGTTCCCTAGAAACGCAAAGAGGTGAGGGGGACAAGAAAGATGCTCCGCAGGATCCTCAGTTCCAAACTCACCTGCTCAGTCCTGTCCAGAGCACCAGCCACTCTGTCTCCGCTCTTCGTGATCTTTAGGGTTCTGTTGTGGAGAGGATCTCTGGAGCCGGAAGAGAATTTCTCTCCCTCCGCGATTATCTGTTGGATCGGATGAGAAAAGGTTCTGGAACCAAACCTAAGACATTATTAAACGCAGGGATGGAGTTGATAAAAATAGACTGCTTTAACAAAAGTCCAGGTTCTGATCTGCAGCTTTAATTACCCCTACtctgtgctatcttatggggtccagatgaccccacccttcttttgacgtgttatccctatatgacaaaggtggagggAATTTCactcagtgaagatcacaaatcattgaagaaacgAGTTCAGTGcaccgtcttgtggggtctagatgaccccactcccaacgttaacgtgccttggacaGCACAAGGGAGGTTCAAAGATGGAGGTTTGAAGCTCTGAAGAACAGAAGCCATCAGAACCAACCAGAGGATCTTCACAGAAGGGCTCTCTGAAACTTCTCAGGTACTTTTCTCAAACTTTCCGGGCAAAACACAGCAAGAAATCCAGTTTGGCACAAAGGAGCCCGGTTTGCGCAAAAGTCCGGCACTTTTGCGCAAACCGGGCGCCTTAGTGCGCGTAGCAGCAGCCACCGAACCCCCCTATCTCAAGCACGAACAGACAGCAGACCTGATCCACCGCCTCCCCCAGGATGTGCTGGGTGTCCTCCATCAGCTCCCCCAACTCTTGGAACATTTCGTTCAGGCTGACTGGGCCTCGCTCCAAGGAGTCCTGCAGGATCAGCGAGCCGCCGCCGGCCGCCCACAGGACGCACAGAACCGACAGCAGCGTGGCGTCGGACATCTTCCCCACTTCCACCACCAGCGCGGGCAGGAGCCGAGTGACGCACGGAGCGCGCAGCTGCGCGGCTTTTATTTGGAAAGTCTGAGGAGGAGTGCTGACCGGCTGGAACGGGGGGGCGGAGTATGATGATATCATTTTTATAGAAGATATCATACAAACAAATGAGTCCACTGGAATGTCATCTCCTCTAAAAGGTGGAGAGGAGTTGAACTGTTCACTGAAATAAAAGTTCACGAGACGGTTTGGAAAAGACGGAGGAGAACAATGATGACGTCAGCGGCTCCTGATGCTTTAGTTCAGTGATTCTTAACCATGGGGCCGCGGCCCAATCTGCGGGccgcaaaaaaacaaaaacaaacctccaCATCTGCTCTGAATCTGAATCTGTGGCAGTGGGACCTAAATGCTGACTCCACATCTACAAAAATGAAGACTGCCAATTTGTCAAGTTCATCAACCGGTTATAAGGTGTTAAGGAT encodes:
- the LOC101162179 gene encoding dickkopf-related protein 3 isoform X2 translates to MISSIKMISSYSAPPFQPVSTPPQTFQIKAAQLRAPCVTRLLPALVVEVGKMSDATLLSVLCVLWAAGGGSLILQDSLERGPVSLNEMFQELGELMEDTQHILGEAVDQIIAEGEKFSSGSRDPLHNRTLKITKSGDRVAGALDRTEQECMVDEDCGDLKYCLYEIQSSRCLPCTASDMPCRKDEECCSTQMCVWGQCTANVSRGTEGTICQGQNDCRPELCCAFQRELLFPVCNPKPQRGESCLNHPNLLMDMLAWDQEGPRDHCQCADHLQCRAHGDEKLCLCAAVWDLCAGSRSQAMLHLQLIHLKKTCCTHSLIHARECVLKNLNML
- the LOC101162179 gene encoding dickkopf-related protein 3 isoform X1, which gives rise to MISSIKMISSYSAPPFQPVSTPPQTFQIKAAQLRAPCVTRLLPALVVEVGKMSDATLLSVLCVLWAAGGGSLILQDSLERGPVSLNEMFQELGELMEDTQHILGEAVDQIIAEGEKFSSGSRDPLHNRTLKITKSGDRVAGALDRTEQGTDNRTGEALVTHVHEALSWNGVNHECMVDEDCGDLKYCLYEIQSSRCLPCTASDMPCRKDEECCSTQMCVWGQCTANVSRGTEGTICQGQNDCRPELCCAFQRELLFPVCNPKPQRGESCLNHPNLLMDMLAWDQEGPRDHCQCADHLQCRAHGDEKLCLCAAVWDLCAGSRSQAMLHLQLIHLKKTCCTHSLIHARECVLKNLNML
- the LOC101162179 gene encoding dickkopf-related protein 3 isoform X4, coding for MISSIKMISSYSAPPFQPVSTPPQTFQIKAAQLRAPCVTRLLPALVVEVGKMSDATLLSVLCVLWAAGGGSLILQDSLERGPVSLNEMFQELGELMEDTQHILGEAVDQIIAEGEKFSSGSRDPLHNRTLKITKSGDRVAGALDRTEQECMVDEDCGDLKYCLYEIQSSRCLPCTASDMPCRKDEECCSTQMCVWGQCTANVSRGTEGTICQGQNDCRPELCCAFQRELLFPVCNPKPQRGESCLNHPNLLMDMLAWDQEGPRDHCQCADHLQCRAHGLGSVCGE
- the LOC101162179 gene encoding dickkopf-related protein 3 isoform X3, whose translation is MISSIKMISSYSAPPFQPVSTPPQTFQIKAAQLRAPCVTRLLPALVVEVGKMSDATLLSVLCVLWAAGGGSLILQDSLERGPVSLNEMFQELGELMEDTQHILGEAVDQIIAEGEKFSSGSRDPLHNRTLKITKSGDRVAGALDRTEQGTDNRTGEALVTHVHEALSWNGVNHECMVDEDCGDLKYCLYEIQSSRCLPCTASDMPCRKDEECCSTQMCVWGQCTANVSRGTEGTICQGQNDCRPELCCAFQRELLFPVCNPKPQRGESCLNHPNLLMDMLAWDQEGPRDHCQCADHLQCRAHGLGSVCGE